A genome region from Caulobacter sp. FWC26 includes the following:
- a CDS encoding DUF4198 domain-containing protein, which produces MLAVAYDNGFWTTDAADGVESNTSKSLVAKPGESWWVPKYGKTLLGPGSYTVSSHALVEITPLSEPYAVPVGGDLAVKVERRGQPLAGVKLTYGDGLEPNPEDKMPSVTTGKDGVARIPVSRKGP; this is translated from the coding sequence ATCCTGGCCGTCGCCTATGACAACGGCTTCTGGACCACCGACGCCGCCGACGGCGTCGAGTCGAACACCAGCAAGAGTCTGGTGGCGAAGCCCGGCGAAAGCTGGTGGGTCCCCAAGTACGGCAAGACGCTGCTAGGCCCTGGCAGCTACACGGTGTCGTCCCACGCCCTCGTCGAAATCACCCCACTCAGCGAGCCCTACGCCGTCCCGGTGGGCGGCGATCTGGCGGTGAAGGTGGAGCGCCGGGGCCAACCGCTGGCCGGCGTGAAGCTGACCTATGGCGACGGTCTGGAGCCCAATCCGGAAGACAAAATGCCCTCAGTCACTACGGGCAAGGATGGCGTGGCGAGGATTCCCGTCTCGCGCAAAGGGCCCTGA
- a CDS encoding PepSY domain-containing protein, translating to MGPDLSEPVIDGQTGASAAQTDAALFEAARALVPGAQAAFAERLTQEDAYWYSTRRDQRRLPVLRVGFADPAGTWVHIDPTTGEVLGRSDRSRRLYRWLFSAIHAWDLPIFRGSDLARQIVIWVLSTAGLVLSVSGVVVGWRHLKLKAGIRPSRPIRKFRANRKARTS from the coding sequence ATGGGGCCAGACCTCTCCGAGCCGGTGATCGACGGCCAGACCGGCGCGTCGGCGGCCCAGACCGACGCGGCCCTGTTCGAGGCCGCCCGCGCCCTGGTTCCCGGCGCCCAGGCCGCCTTCGCTGAACGGCTCACTCAGGAGGATGCCTATTGGTACTCCACGCGCCGTGATCAGCGCCGCCTGCCGGTGTTGAGGGTCGGCTTCGCCGACCCGGCCGGAACCTGGGTCCATATTGATCCCACCACCGGCGAGGTGCTGGGCCGTTCGGACCGTAGCCGGCGCCTCTATCGCTGGCTGTTCAGCGCCATCCACGCCTGGGACCTGCCGATCTTTCGCGGATCGGACCTGGCCCGCCAGATCGTCATCTGGGTCCTGTCCACGGCGGGCCTGGTGCTGTCGGTCAGCGGCGTGGTCGTCGGCTGGCGCCACCTCAAGCTCAAGGCCGGCATCCGCCCCAGCCGGCCGATCCGGAAATTCCGGGCCAACCGAAAAGCAAGGACATCCTGA
- a CDS encoding PepSY domain-containing protein, producing MKFISPPAAGAGRLRSLKTTGLRWLYLTHRWVGIFTCLLCAVWFISGLVMVYVPYPGLSDRDRMTYSEPLSLERVAITPGEALAAAGLKAFPSQIKLATLRGQPVYRIVDGKSRITVSAVDGRPVPATTPAQAEETVRRLMPDHQVGPARTLFHDQWTVAQGFDPHRPLLRVPVRDAAGLTLYVSSRTGEVVNDTTRWERGWNWLGSIPHWIYLTVIRQDNEVWRQVIMWTSGPALVGAVAGAWIGILRMRLKSGQPVSPYLGWMQWHHLAGLIGGLFAILWVFSGWLSVNPFHLFPRREVPPAAMRVYAGHKARPIRLARRPRRRRAMRGKPGSSGSADVPSSCSWGQTSPSR from the coding sequence ATGAAGTTCATCAGCCCGCCCGCCGCGGGGGCCGGGAGGTTGCGGAGCCTCAAGACTACGGGCCTGAGGTGGCTTTACCTGACGCACCGGTGGGTGGGGATCTTCACCTGCCTGCTGTGCGCCGTCTGGTTCATCTCGGGCCTGGTGATGGTCTACGTGCCCTATCCGGGTCTCAGCGACCGGGATCGGATGACCTACTCCGAACCGCTGTCGCTGGAGAGGGTGGCGATCACTCCTGGCGAGGCGCTGGCGGCGGCTGGCCTGAAAGCTTTTCCCTCGCAGATCAAGCTGGCCACGCTTCGGGGCCAGCCGGTCTACCGCATCGTGGATGGCAAGAGCCGCATCACGGTGTCGGCCGTCGACGGCCGCCCCGTGCCCGCCACCACGCCGGCGCAGGCGGAAGAGACGGTGCGCCGCCTGATGCCAGACCATCAGGTGGGGCCGGCGCGGACCCTGTTTCATGATCAGTGGACCGTCGCCCAGGGGTTCGATCCGCACCGGCCGCTCCTGCGGGTGCCGGTGCGGGACGCGGCCGGCCTAACCCTCTACGTCTCTTCGAGGACCGGCGAGGTGGTCAATGACACCACTCGCTGGGAGCGGGGCTGGAACTGGCTGGGGTCGATCCCCCACTGGATCTACCTGACCGTGATCCGCCAGGACAACGAGGTCTGGCGCCAGGTGATCATGTGGACGTCGGGGCCCGCCCTGGTGGGGGCTGTGGCCGGGGCCTGGATTGGGATCCTGCGGATGCGGCTGAAATCCGGCCAGCCGGTCAGCCCGTACCTCGGGTGGATGCAGTGGCACCACCTGGCGGGCCTGATTGGCGGGCTATTCGCCATCCTGTGGGTGTTCAGCGGCTGGCTCTCGGTCAATCCCTTCCACCTGTTCCCCCGCCGTGAGGTCCCGCCCGCCGCCATGAGGGTCTATGCGGGCCACAAGGCGCGACCTATCCGGCTCGCTCGCCGTCCGCGGCGCCGCCGGGCGATGCGCGGGAAGCCAGGTTCATCTGGGTCGGCGGACGTCCCCTCATCGTGCTCATGGGGCCAGACCTCTCCGAGCCGGTGA